A portion of the Pithys albifrons albifrons isolate INPA30051 chromosome 1, PitAlb_v1, whole genome shotgun sequence genome contains these proteins:
- the C1H3orf38 gene encoding uncharacterized protein C3orf38 homolog, whose product MAQPGLSERERAGCRDLLELLDTEELMALTDTVTSRLVHPESRQEAIHAVLVYSQNVEELLRRRKVYREIIFKYLASQGIPAPPSSEKHLLIERVRQYWSGQLPASASGSGQRKPWAESHGEGQKSPPDGFDGLGGEFCQWYFELLNSQHPLGVKSGETWGPQHFWEDAKMKFCYNTLEKNVEQYVGADMVSLRLLSLVKEECLLFNPNLQGSGLKCAMSPHGLVLVAVAGTVHRDNTCLGIFEQIFGLISCPVRNNTWKIKLVNLKIVGHNALEPGMQIEKPCIKYEPHQLRAFYDGQELTVFEPQKF is encoded by the exons ATGGCGCAGCCGGGGCTGAGCGAGCGGGAGCGGGCCGGCTGCCgggacctgctggagctgctggacaCCGAGGAGCTCATGGCGCTCACCGACACCGTCACCAGCCGCCTGGTTCACCCGGAGAGCCGCCAAG AGGCCATTCATGCCGTGTTGGTTTACAGCCAAAACGTGGAAGAACTTCTGAGGCGCAGGAAGGTCTACCGAGAAATAATCTTCAAGTATTTGGCATCCCAAGGAattccagctcctccttcctCGGAGAAGCATCTCCTCATTGAGCGAGTGAGGCAATACTGGAGTGGGCAGCTCCCAGCGAGTGCCTCGGGCTCAGGGCAGAGAAAACCATGGGCAGAG AGTCATGGAGAGGGACAAAAGTCACCACCAGATGGCTTTGATGGTCTAGGAGGAGAATTCTGTCAGTGGTACTTTGAACTCCTGAATTCTCAACATCCCTTGGGAGTAAAATCTGGAGAAACATGGGGACCACAGCATTTCTGGGAGGATGCCAAAATGAAGTTCTGTTACAACACTTTGGAAAAAAACGTGGAGCAGTACGTTGGTGCAGACATGGTGAGCCTTCGTCTGCTCTCGCTGGTTAAAGAGGAATGTCTTCTCTTCAACCCCAACTTGCAAGGCAGTGGACTGAAATGTGCCATGTCCCCACATGGCTTGGTTCTGGTGGCAGTGGCTGGTACAGTGCACAGGGACAACACCTGTTTGGGCATCTTTGAACAGATCTTTGGACTCATCAGCTGTCCCGTCAGGAATAACacctggaaaataaaacttgtgAATCTGAAAATAGTGGGACACAATGCTCTGGAGCCTGGGATGCAAATTGAGAAGCCCTGCATAAAATATGAGCCACACCAGCTGCGAGCGTTCTATGATGGGCAGGAGCTGACTGTGTTTGAGCCTCAGAAATTCTGA